A genomic stretch from Narcine bancroftii isolate sNarBan1 chromosome 9, sNarBan1.hap1, whole genome shotgun sequence includes:
- the LOC138742673 gene encoding phospholipid scramblase 1-like isoform X2 encodes MNELQSVPGKCPPGLEYLLQMDKILINQKMELVEITLGFETNNRYEITNKIGQQMYYAFEKSNLCCRLFCGLRRSFKIYIVDNFGTEVMCLKRPLRCDHCCCPCYLQKIKTLHSSEVIGNIVKTWAGIVIEALTDADKFEISFPMNLDVCIKAVLMGACFLIDYMYFENKV; translated from the exons ATGAATGAATTACAGTCGGTTCCAGGAAAGTGCCCACCAGGCCTAGAGTACCTTCTGCAG ATGGACAAGATTCTGATAAATCAAAAGATGGAATTAGTAGAAA TCACACTTGGGTTTGAGACCAACAACAGATATGAGATTACAAACAAGATCGGGCAGCAAATGTACTATGCCTTTGAAAAGAGTAACTTGTGCTGCAGATTGTTCTGCGGGCTGCGCCGTTCATTCAAAATATACATTGTGGACAACTTCGGCACTGAAGTAATGTGCCTCAAGCGGCCTTTGCGATGTGACCATTGCTGTTGCCCATGCTACCTGCAGAAG ATAAAAACTCTTCATTCAAGTGAAGTAATAGGAAATATTGTCAAGACTTGGGCTGGAATTGTGATTGAAGCTTTAACAGATGCAGATAAATTTGAGATCAGCTTTCCGATGAATTTGGACGTCTGTATTAAAGCAGTCCTTATGGGGGCCTGCTTTTTAATT GATTACATGTATTTTGAAAATAAAGTCTGA
- the LOC138742673 gene encoding phospholipid scramblase 1-like isoform X1, translated as MNELQSVPGKCPPGLEYLLQMDKILINQKMELVEITLGFETNNRYEITNKIGQQMYYAFEKSNLCCRLFCGLRRSFKIYIVDNFGTEVMCLKRPLRCDHCCCPCYLQKLEVQAPPGELIGYVVQKWHPCLPKFDIQDKNQKVILRIYGPCCHSGCLPNYNFKIKTLHSSEVIGNIVKTWAGIVIEALTDADKFEISFPMNLDVCIKAVLMGACFLIDYMYFENKV; from the exons ATGAATGAATTACAGTCGGTTCCAGGAAAGTGCCCACCAGGCCTAGAGTACCTTCTGCAG ATGGACAAGATTCTGATAAATCAAAAGATGGAATTAGTAGAAA TCACACTTGGGTTTGAGACCAACAACAGATATGAGATTACAAACAAGATCGGGCAGCAAATGTACTATGCCTTTGAAAAGAGTAACTTGTGCTGCAGATTGTTCTGCGGGCTGCGCCGTTCATTCAAAATATACATTGTGGACAACTTCGGCACTGAAGTAATGTGCCTCAAGCGGCCTTTGCGATGTGACCATTGCTGTTGCCCATGCTACCTGCAGAAG TTAGAAGTGCAAGCTCCACCTGGAGAACTAATAGGATACGTTGTCCAAAAATGGCACCCATGTCTTCCAAAGTTTGATATTCAAGACAAAAACCAAAAAGTCATTCTGAGGATCTATGGCCCGTGTTGTCATTCTGGATGTTTGCCAAATTATAACTTCAAG ATAAAAACTCTTCATTCAAGTGAAGTAATAGGAAATATTGTCAAGACTTGGGCTGGAATTGTGATTGAAGCTTTAACAGATGCAGATAAATTTGAGATCAGCTTTCCGATGAATTTGGACGTCTGTATTAAAGCAGTCCTTATGGGGGCCTGCTTTTTAATT GATTACATGTATTTTGAAAATAAAGTCTGA